The Arthrobacter russicus genome has a segment encoding these proteins:
- a CDS encoding TetR/AcrR family transcriptional regulator — protein MESQSTSVSSGNRSGAVDRILDATRAAVILHGVRRTTVQDIAARAGISRMTFYRQLGSVDHAVLQTLTREFRNAVAAATGHATGGTGRDRLVSFVLEGVRLYAADEMVASILERDPELLIPYLTDRFGASQELILAALAPLLAAGVADGSIAARSATGTMVLLIMQAVALPARILEARAEYRPVLEELELMLHRYLAPEATR, from the coding sequence ATGGAGTCACAAAGTACCAGTGTTTCATCAGGCAACCGCAGTGGCGCCGTGGACCGGATTCTCGACGCGACCCGGGCTGCGGTCATCTTGCACGGCGTGCGGCGCACCACGGTCCAGGACATCGCGGCCCGGGCCGGGATTTCCCGGATGACGTTCTACCGGCAACTGGGATCGGTCGACCATGCGGTGCTGCAGACGCTGACCCGGGAATTCCGCAATGCGGTCGCCGCGGCCACGGGCCACGCGACCGGGGGCACCGGACGGGACCGGCTGGTCAGCTTCGTCCTAGAAGGAGTCCGGCTCTATGCCGCGGACGAGATGGTCGCCTCGATTCTGGAACGGGACCCGGAGCTGCTGATCCCTTACCTCACCGATCGGTTCGGGGCGAGTCAGGAGCTAATTCTGGCGGCGCTGGCGCCATTGCTCGCGGCTGGCGTGGCCGACGGTTCGATCGCTGCACGGTCCGCTACCGGCACCATGGTGTTGCTGATCATGCAAGCGGTGGCCCTGCCGGCCCGGATCTTGGAAGCCCGTGCCGAGTACCGGCCGGTACTCGAGGAGCTGGAACTGATGTTGCACCGCTACTTGGCTCCGGAGGCTACCCGATGA
- a CDS encoding glycerol-3-phosphate dehydrogenase/oxidase: protein MSWINERSRAVSLASIQEQEVDLLVIGGGITGAGVALDAASRGLSVALLESQDLASGTSGFSSKLIHGGLRYLAKADVGVAWESALERRWLMEFIAPHLVRPLGYLVAEAKASPRWEFWAAGFGVLLADGMRRLSGLSGQYLPPPQRLTAAAAHRLAPEADPDRMRSALLYWDGQLEDDARLVIAVARTAAKHGAHVLTGLKAIAATDRTVTALDERTGGLLNLRAGAVVNATGVWAGQLEGSLDVLPSRGSHLVVAAERLGNPRAAWTAPVPGHFGRYVFALPQSNGQVYLGLTDELDRGADGHATAVPESDVEFLLETVNRTLAEPLLPTDVLGRFAGLRPLISKSGDGAPGQSADVSRRHVLLDLPGRPITIAGGKLTTYRKMAEDAVDSVLRRLGREASCVTRKLALVGAAPTAELAALGAPLRLVHRYGSEARLVESLSRVEPMLAEEVATGSGVTGAELFFGVVAEGASSVPDLLARRSRLAFVPELAAAGTERAGEVLDAANQWLAQRGSPGPDEGFGPEALAGSG from the coding sequence ATGAGTTGGATCAATGAGCGGTCCCGGGCCGTCTCGCTGGCCTCGATCCAGGAGCAGGAGGTGGACCTGCTGGTGATCGGCGGCGGAATCACCGGTGCCGGCGTCGCCCTGGATGCGGCGAGCCGGGGGCTCAGCGTGGCATTGCTGGAAAGCCAGGACCTGGCGTCCGGAACCAGTGGGTTCAGTTCCAAGCTGATCCACGGCGGGCTGCGCTACCTGGCTAAAGCGGACGTCGGTGTCGCCTGGGAGTCCGCGCTGGAGCGCCGCTGGTTGATGGAGTTCATCGCGCCGCATCTGGTGCGGCCGTTGGGCTATCTGGTCGCCGAAGCGAAAGCCTCGCCGCGCTGGGAGTTCTGGGCTGCCGGGTTCGGCGTGCTGCTGGCCGACGGGATGCGCCGGCTCAGCGGACTGTCCGGGCAATACCTGCCGCCGCCGCAACGGCTCACTGCGGCTGCGGCGCATCGACTGGCCCCGGAGGCGGATCCGGACCGGATGCGCAGTGCGCTGCTGTACTGGGACGGGCAGCTCGAAGACGATGCTCGGTTGGTGATCGCCGTGGCGCGCACCGCCGCGAAACACGGAGCGCACGTGCTCACCGGACTCAAGGCGATCGCCGCCACCGACCGCACGGTCACCGCGCTGGACGAGCGCACCGGCGGGTTGCTGAACCTGCGGGCCGGCGCCGTGGTCAACGCCACCGGGGTTTGGGCCGGCCAATTGGAAGGTTCGCTCGACGTGCTGCCGAGCCGGGGGAGCCATCTGGTGGTCGCCGCGGAGCGCCTGGGCAATCCGCGGGCTGCCTGGACCGCTCCGGTGCCCGGGCACTTCGGCCGTTACGTCTTCGCCCTGCCGCAATCGAACGGGCAGGTGTATTTGGGTCTGACCGACGAACTCGACCGGGGTGCTGACGGGCATGCCACCGCGGTGCCGGAATCCGATGTCGAGTTTTTGCTGGAAACCGTCAACCGGACGCTCGCCGAGCCGCTGCTGCCAACGGACGTCCTGGGCCGCTTCGCCGGTCTCCGGCCGTTGATCAGCAAGTCCGGGGACGGCGCTCCTGGGCAGAGTGCGGACGTTTCCCGGCGGCACGTGCTGCTGGATCTGCCCGGCCGTCCGATCACCATCGCCGGGGGCAAGCTCACCACCTACCGGAAAATGGCCGAAGACGCGGTGGATTCGGTGTTGCGCCGCCTGGGCCGGGAAGCAAGCTGCGTCACCCGCAAGCTCGCCCTGGTCGGCGCGGCGCCGACGGCAGAGCTTGCTGCGCTCGGCGCCCCGCTCCGGCTGGTGCACCGATATGGCAGCGAAGCCCGGCTGGTCGAGTCCTTGTCCCGGGTCGAGCCGATGCTTGCCGAAGAAGTCGCCACGGGTTCCGGGGTCACCGGCGCCGAATTGTTCTTCGGCGTGGTGGCCGAGGGTGCCAGCAGCGTTCCGGACTTGCTGGCGCGGCGCAGCCGGCTGGCTTTCGTGCCGGAACTCGCCGCTGCCGGCACGGAACGAGCCGGGGAGGTCCTGGACGCCGCGAACCAATGGTTGGCCCAGCGCGGTTCGCCCGGGCCGGACGAAGGATTCGGGCCGGAGGCGTTGGCCGGCTCCGGCTAA
- the pgsA gene encoding CDP-diacylglycerol--glycerol-3-phosphate 3-phosphatidyltransferase has translation MTDERANASAAPPDRVPPLNIANVLTVLRIVMVPFFVWFLLADGQQYSWWRWVAVLVFTVAIYTDKLDGDLARKHGLVTDFGKIADPIADKMLIGAALILLSAFGELPWWITVLILLREVGITVLRFVVIRHGVIPASRGGKIKTVLQTVAIFLYLLPLTPQWPWLGMIAFLVMLAAFAVTLLTGVDYLVQAARLRRSGNQPAEAREGDRG, from the coding sequence GTGACGGACGAACGAGCAAATGCCTCCGCGGCGCCCCCGGACCGGGTTCCGCCGTTGAACATCGCCAATGTGCTCACCGTGCTGCGCATTGTCATGGTGCCGTTCTTCGTCTGGTTCCTGCTAGCCGATGGGCAGCAGTACTCCTGGTGGCGCTGGGTCGCGGTCCTGGTTTTCACGGTGGCGATCTACACCGACAAGCTGGACGGCGATTTGGCCCGGAAACACGGCTTGGTCACCGATTTCGGCAAGATCGCCGATCCGATCGCGGACAAAATGCTGATCGGCGCCGCGTTGATCCTGCTCTCCGCATTCGGCGAGTTGCCCTGGTGGATCACGGTGTTGATCCTGTTGCGCGAAGTCGGCATCACGGTGCTGCGGTTCGTGGTGATCCGGCACGGGGTGATCCCGGCTTCCCGCGGCGGGAAAATCAAAACGGTTTTGCAGACGGTTGCGATTTTCCTGTATTTGCTTCCCCTCACTCCGCAATGGCCCTGGCTCGGGATGATCGCCTTCCTGGTCATGCTGGCCGCGTTCGCGGTGACGTTGTTGACCGGCGTCGACTACCTCGTGCAGGCCGCCAGGCTGCGGCGCTCCGGGAACCAGCCGGCGGAGGCCCGGGAAGGCGACCGGGGTTGA
- a CDS encoding CinA family protein produces MTGAQVDLPKLVGLLARRGLTLATAESLTGGQLAADLVAVPGVSAVFRGGVVAYQNEVKAALLGVSERLLQERGSVDAGVAGQMALGACSATGARIGLATTGAAGPDPHDGKPVGTVFVAVAFDGVLEVAEHYFDGGRAQIRRLAEKSALALLAAVLAADTGSTASQDSLGKQPGTKQIDG; encoded by the coding sequence TTGACCGGGGCCCAGGTCGATCTGCCGAAACTCGTCGGCCTCCTGGCCCGACGCGGGTTGACCCTTGCTACGGCGGAATCGCTGACCGGCGGACAGCTGGCCGCGGATCTGGTTGCAGTCCCCGGAGTCTCCGCAGTTTTCCGCGGTGGTGTGGTCGCATACCAGAACGAGGTGAAGGCGGCTCTGCTCGGGGTCTCGGAGCGCCTGCTCCAGGAGCGCGGTTCGGTGGATGCCGGCGTCGCGGGGCAGATGGCGCTGGGCGCCTGTTCCGCGACCGGGGCGCGGATCGGGCTGGCGACCACCGGTGCCGCCGGCCCTGATCCGCACGACGGCAAGCCGGTCGGCACGGTTTTCGTGGCGGTGGCCTTCGACGGCGTGCTCGAGGTCGCGGAGCACTATTTCGACGGCGGACGGGCGCAGATCCGCAGGCTCGCGGAAAAGTCCGCGCTCGCCCTGTTGGCCGCGGTACTGGCCGCGGATACCGGGAGCACGGCTTCACAGGATTCTCTCGGGAAGCAACCGGGAACAAAACAAATCGATGGTTAG
- a CDS encoding helix-turn-helix domain-containing protein — MVKQPVSVNGVVRWRDVGLADDAKVAPGAHKKLVVLRHEIGDVLRDLRQRQGRTLREVSHNARVSLGYLSEVERGQKEASSELLSSICSALDVPLSLMLREVSDRLAVAEGVSIPDTVPQEFSARYGRTLDDEFSAEFPAPAFN, encoded by the coding sequence ATGGTGAAACAACCCGTATCCGTAAACGGCGTAGTTCGCTGGCGGGATGTGGGTTTGGCAGACGACGCCAAGGTGGCTCCCGGAGCGCATAAAAAGCTGGTGGTGCTTCGCCACGAAATTGGGGACGTTTTGCGAGACTTGCGTCAGCGCCAAGGGCGGACTCTTCGCGAGGTATCACACAACGCGCGCGTTTCGCTCGGCTATTTGAGCGAAGTGGAGCGCGGCCAGAAGGAAGCGTCCTCCGAGCTGCTTTCCTCGATTTGTTCGGCTTTGGACGTCCCGCTCTCGCTCATGCTGCGCGAGGTGAGCGACCGCCTCGCGGTTGCCGAGGGCGTGTCAATTCCGGACACCGTCCCGCAGGAATTCTCCGCCCGTTACGGGCGTACGCTCGACGATGAGTTCTCCGCGGAGTTCCCGGCCCCGGCCTTCAACTAG
- a CDS encoding MarR family winged helix-turn-helix transcriptional regulator: MTTQRNGRRDSPPSTDAGSESPDEAAIESAEAQLSLLWRRSRAVSYQLAREVHPDLEPAAYGLLAILDREGPMRLTDLAANIGVGKPSVSRQIAFLEKIDMIHKLDDPLDGRAQLINLTGKGTHRIRTSQSARKKAMDDRLAAWSPADVRQFARLLGKFNEDFENTAKDDETTPPAPGA, translated from the coding sequence ATGACGACCCAAAGAAACGGCCGCCGAGATAGTCCCCCGTCCACGGACGCTGGTTCCGAAAGCCCCGATGAAGCGGCCATCGAATCTGCAGAAGCGCAACTGAGCCTGCTCTGGCGCCGGTCCCGGGCGGTTTCCTACCAACTTGCCCGAGAGGTGCATCCCGATTTGGAACCGGCCGCTTACGGGCTGTTGGCGATCCTGGACCGCGAAGGGCCCATGCGCCTGACCGACCTGGCTGCCAACATCGGCGTCGGAAAGCCTTCCGTCAGCCGCCAGATCGCCTTTTTGGAAAAGATCGACATGATCCACAAATTGGACGACCCGCTGGACGGCCGGGCCCAATTGATCAATCTGACCGGCAAGGGCACGCATCGGATCCGCACCAGCCAATCCGCGCGCAAAAAGGCCATGGACGACCGTTTGGCGGCATGGTCGCCGGCGGACGTCCGGCAATTCGCCAGACTGCTCGGGAAATTCAACGAGGACTTCGAGAACACCGCCAAGGACGACGAGACGACTCCCCCGGCACCCGGCGCCTGA
- a CDS encoding DUF3046 domain-containing protein — protein sequence MRVSEFWSLMDDEFGAGYARSLGRDLVLTDVGGRSALEALEAGIDPKAVWLAVCDAKDVPLQRRLGKDRKPKR from the coding sequence ATGCGCGTGAGTGAGTTTTGGAGCCTGATGGACGACGAGTTCGGCGCCGGTTACGCCCGTTCGCTCGGCCGGGACCTGGTGCTCACCGACGTCGGCGGCCGTTCCGCGCTGGAAGCGCTCGAGGCCGGGATCGACCCGAAAGCGGTCTGGCTCGCGGTCTGCGATGCCAAAGACGTGCCGCTGCAACGCCGGCTCGGAAAAGACCGCAAGCCCAAACGCTGA
- the recA gene encoding recombinase RecA, which translates to MAASPDREKALEAALAQIDKQYGKGSIMRLGDEVRAPIETIPTGSIALDVALGIGGLPRGRVVEIYGPESSGKTTVALHAVANAQRNGGIAAFIDAEHALDPDYAAKLGVDVDALLVSQPDTGEQALEIMDMLIGSGSIDIVVIDSVAALVPRAEIEGEMGDSHVGLQARLMSQALRKITGRLSQTKTTAIFINQLREKIGVFFGSPETTSGGKALKFYASVRIDVRRIQTLKEGADSVGNRTKAKIVKNKMAPPFKVAEFDIIYGQGISREGGIIDMGVEHGIIKKSGSWFTYDGDQLGQGMENSRRFLRDNPELAEELERLIKEKLGVGIKAVSEGDAGAAPQLRSVDGA; encoded by the coding sequence ATGGCAGCATCGCCAGACCGCGAAAAGGCCTTGGAAGCCGCACTCGCGCAAATCGACAAGCAGTACGGCAAAGGCTCGATCATGCGGCTGGGCGATGAAGTCCGGGCCCCGATCGAGACGATTCCCACCGGCTCGATCGCTCTGGACGTCGCTTTGGGCATCGGTGGTTTGCCGCGCGGCCGAGTGGTGGAAATCTACGGCCCGGAGTCCTCCGGAAAGACCACCGTCGCACTGCATGCCGTGGCCAACGCCCAGCGCAACGGCGGGATCGCCGCGTTCATCGATGCGGAGCACGCCTTGGACCCGGACTATGCCGCGAAGCTCGGCGTCGACGTGGACGCTTTGTTGGTCTCCCAGCCGGACACCGGTGAGCAGGCGCTGGAAATCATGGACATGCTCATCGGATCGGGCTCCATCGACATCGTGGTGATCGACTCGGTGGCGGCCCTGGTTCCGCGCGCTGAAATCGAAGGCGAAATGGGCGACAGCCACGTCGGCCTGCAAGCCCGGTTGATGAGCCAAGCGCTCCGCAAGATCACCGGCCGCTTGAGCCAGACCAAGACCACCGCGATTTTCATCAATCAGCTCCGCGAAAAGATCGGCGTCTTCTTCGGCAGCCCGGAAACCACCAGTGGTGGAAAGGCGTTGAAGTTCTACGCCTCGGTGCGCATCGATGTCCGCCGGATCCAGACGCTCAAGGAAGGCGCGGATTCGGTCGGCAACCGGACCAAAGCGAAGATCGTCAAGAACAAGATGGCTCCGCCCTTCAAGGTGGCTGAATTCGACATCATCTACGGCCAGGGCATTTCCCGCGAGGGCGGCATCATCGATATGGGCGTGGAACACGGAATCATCAAGAAGTCGGGCTCTTGGTTCACCTACGATGGGGACCAGCTCGGTCAAGGCATGGAAAATTCCCGCCGCTTCCTCCGGGACAACCCCGAGCTGGCCGAAGAGCTGGAACGTTTGATCAAAGAGAAACTCGGCGTCGGCATCAAAGCGGTCAGCGAGGGCGATGCCGGAGCCGCGCCGCAGTTGCGCTCGGTAGACGGAGCCTGA
- a CDS encoding regulatory protein RecX, whose product MAGRSGSRADKSRAAGRRRPGAGSTVDAAGPGADAAAGRGSGAAGKSLSPEAEARAIVLRQLTMAPKSRHQLAAKLAEREVPAEAAKAVLDRFEEVRLIDDAEFAQMWVRSRARNKSLARGALRRELSEKGIAKELAEAALEQLSETDERSSAAELVRRKLRSARPARDREELDKHRRRLVSMLARKGYSSGLAFEVVNRELGELESSSDAWDTL is encoded by the coding sequence ATGGCGGGCCGCTCCGGATCCCGAGCCGATAAGTCCCGAGCCGCGGGTCGGCGGCGCCCGGGAGCCGGTTCTACTGTCGATGCCGCAGGGCCGGGCGCCGATGCGGCTGCGGGCAGAGGTTCCGGCGCTGCCGGCAAAAGTCTCAGCCCGGAGGCCGAAGCCAGGGCGATTGTGCTCCGGCAGCTCACGATGGCGCCGAAGAGCCGGCATCAATTGGCTGCCAAGCTCGCCGAGCGCGAGGTTCCGGCCGAGGCCGCGAAAGCGGTCCTGGACCGGTTCGAAGAGGTCCGGTTGATCGATGACGCCGAGTTTGCCCAGATGTGGGTGCGCTCCCGGGCCCGCAACAAATCGCTGGCCCGGGGTGCACTCCGGCGGGAACTGTCCGAAAAGGGAATCGCCAAGGAGCTGGCCGAAGCCGCATTGGAACAGCTCAGCGAGACGGACGAGCGAAGCTCCGCGGCAGAGTTGGTAAGGCGCAAATTGCGCTCAGCACGTCCGGCGCGCGATCGTGAAGAGCTCGACAAACACCGGCGGCGCTTGGTGTCGATGCTGGCTCGGAAGGGCTATTCCTCGGGGCTGGCTTTCGAGGTCGTGAACCGGGAACTCGGCGAGCTCGAGTCGAGTTCCGATGCTTGGGACACGCTGTGA
- a CDS encoding coiled-coil domain-containing protein, with the protein MSGFAVSPAQADDAPPSGYPSWQDVENAKQNASATAAEVDKINALLANLQDSAVSLGNAAIQALSEYSAAKAELAAASTRVEVLNGQLQQADAASQQLKKEAGALAAQSYKAGSSSLGIFSAIDAIQSTDSLRRLDLVNIVTQNAADLYAKAESARKATASLQAQQKQAEAERSRLSEAAQRSSDAAAAAQKAVEDQVAGTKTQSDTLNAQLASLNNTVLDTTQKYQQGVEAQREYEQAQQAKAAAAAKAQAEADARAAQAARDAAKPQPGTGGGTPPPVNPPTNPPVTPPTNPGGAVNNPAGAQAFASANLGTFGWGQDQFGCLLQLWNRESNWLTTATNPSSGAYGIPQSLPAGKMASIGADWLTNYQTQVIWGLNYIKGRYGSPCGAWAHSQSVGWY; encoded by the coding sequence GTGTCCGGATTCGCTGTCTCGCCCGCGCAAGCTGATGACGCGCCGCCGAGCGGGTATCCGAGCTGGCAGGATGTGGAGAACGCGAAGCAAAACGCATCCGCAACCGCTGCCGAGGTCGACAAGATCAATGCACTCTTGGCGAACTTACAGGATTCCGCGGTCAGCCTGGGCAATGCCGCGATCCAGGCCTTGAGCGAGTATTCCGCGGCCAAAGCCGAATTGGCGGCGGCAAGTACCCGGGTCGAGGTGCTCAACGGCCAATTGCAGCAGGCGGACGCGGCATCGCAGCAGCTCAAAAAAGAAGCCGGAGCGCTGGCTGCCCAGTCGTACAAAGCAGGCAGCAGCAGCCTCGGGATTTTCTCCGCGATCGACGCGATTCAGTCAACCGACAGTCTGCGGCGGCTGGATCTGGTCAACATCGTCACGCAGAACGCGGCCGATCTGTACGCGAAGGCTGAATCCGCGCGGAAAGCCACCGCCTCATTGCAGGCGCAGCAGAAACAGGCCGAGGCGGAGCGCAGCCGGCTCAGCGAAGCCGCCCAACGGTCCTCGGATGCCGCGGCGGCAGCGCAGAAGGCCGTCGAGGACCAGGTAGCCGGGACCAAGACGCAAAGCGATACGCTCAATGCCCAGTTGGCGTCGCTGAACAACACGGTGCTGGACACCACGCAGAAATACCAGCAGGGCGTCGAAGCCCAACGGGAATACGAGCAAGCTCAGCAGGCGAAGGCGGCCGCTGCCGCGAAAGCGCAGGCCGAAGCGGATGCGCGTGCGGCACAGGCAGCCCGTGACGCCGCCAAGCCGCAGCCCGGAACCGGGGGTGGGACTCCGCCGCCGGTGAATCCGCCGACCAATCCGCCGGTGACCCCGCCGACGAATCCGGGTGGCGCGGTGAACAACCCGGCAGGGGCCCAAGCGTTCGCTTCGGCGAATTTGGGCACCTTCGGCTGGGGACAGGATCAATTCGGCTGCTTGCTGCAACTGTGGAACCGGGAATCGAACTGGTTGACCACGGCGACCAATCCGAGCAGCGGGGCGTATGGGATCCCGCAGTCGCTGCCGGCTGGAAAAATGGCCTCGATCGGCGCCGACTGGCTGACCAATTACCAGACCCAGGTGATCTGGGGGCTCAATTACATCAAAGGCCGCTACGGTTCGCCGTGCGGGGCCTGGGCCCATTCGCAGTCCGTGGGCTGGTACTGA
- the miaB gene encoding tRNA (N6-isopentenyl adenosine(37)-C2)-methylthiotransferase MiaB: MPAGESTRRTYQVRTFGCQMNVHDSERMAGLLESSGLVRADGELADVVVFNTCAVRENADNKLYGNLGQLAPVKEANPGMQIAVGGCLAQKDRDTILKRAPWVDVVFGTHNVGSLPTLLERARHNEDAQLEILESLDVFPSTLPTKRDAVYSGWVSISVGCNNTCTFCIVPSLRGKERDRRPGDILAEIQALVDDGAIEVTLLGQNVNSYGVEFGDRQAFSKLLRACGEIPGLERVRFTSPHPAAFTDDVIEAMAQTPNVMPQLHMPLQSGSDKVLKDMRRSYRSTKFLGILEKVRAQIPDAAISTDIIVGFPGETEADFQATLDVVAQSRFATAFTFQYSKRPGTPAADLPDQLPKAVVQERFERLTALQDRICAEENARQIGREVELMVTAGSGKKSAETNRLSGRAKDSRLVHFAVPDGTEAPRPGDLVTVTITGASTFHLVADPLPGSVYRLRKSRAGDAWDRSQAESCGVPAPAGDSPEGKRSVSLGMPVIPVRAGA; the protein is encoded by the coding sequence CTGCCCGCCGGGGAATCGACCCGGCGCACCTACCAGGTGCGTACTTTCGGCTGCCAGATGAACGTCCACGATTCCGAGCGGATGGCCGGATTGCTGGAGAGCTCCGGGCTGGTCCGCGCCGACGGTGAGCTCGCCGACGTCGTGGTCTTCAACACCTGCGCGGTCCGTGAGAACGCGGACAACAAGCTGTATGGGAATCTGGGTCAGCTGGCCCCGGTCAAAGAAGCCAACCCGGGAATGCAGATCGCGGTCGGCGGCTGCTTGGCGCAAAAAGACCGGGACACCATCCTCAAACGCGCGCCGTGGGTGGACGTGGTTTTCGGCACGCACAATGTCGGTTCGCTGCCGACTCTGCTCGAGCGGGCCAGGCACAATGAGGACGCGCAACTGGAGATCCTCGAATCCCTGGACGTCTTTCCATCGACCTTGCCGACGAAGCGCGACGCGGTGTATTCCGGATGGGTATCGATCTCGGTCGGCTGCAACAATACCTGCACCTTCTGCATCGTCCCTTCGCTTCGCGGCAAAGAGCGGGACCGCCGGCCCGGGGACATCCTGGCCGAGATCCAGGCTTTGGTCGACGACGGCGCCATCGAGGTGACCCTGCTCGGCCAGAACGTCAATTCGTACGGCGTCGAATTCGGCGACCGGCAGGCTTTCTCGAAGCTGCTCCGGGCCTGCGGCGAGATTCCGGGCTTGGAGCGGGTCCGCTTCACCAGTCCGCACCCCGCGGCCTTCACCGATGACGTCATCGAAGCCATGGCGCAGACGCCGAACGTGATGCCGCAATTGCACATGCCGCTGCAGTCCGGTTCGGACAAGGTGCTCAAGGACATGCGCCGTTCCTACCGGTCCACGAAGTTCCTGGGCATCTTGGAAAAAGTCCGGGCGCAGATCCCGGACGCCGCGATCTCCACGGACATCATCGTCGGCTTCCCCGGCGAGACCGAGGCTGACTTCCAGGCCACGCTGGATGTCGTGGCACAGTCGCGGTTCGCCACGGCCTTCACCTTCCAGTATTCGAAGCGCCCGGGCACCCCGGCGGCGGATCTGCCGGATCAGCTGCCCAAAGCTGTAGTGCAGGAGAGATTCGAACGGCTGACCGCGCTGCAGGATCGGATCTGTGCCGAGGAAAATGCCCGACAGATCGGCCGCGAGGTGGAACTCATGGTCACCGCCGGCAGCGGGAAGAAGTCCGCCGAGACGAACCGTCTGTCCGGCCGGGCAAAGGACAGCCGGCTGGTGCATTTCGCGGTTCCGGACGGCACCGAGGCGCCCCGCCCCGGAGACCTGGTCACCGTGACGATCACCGGGGCTTCGACCTTCCACCTGGTGGCGGACCCGCTGCCGGGCAGCGTTTACCGGCTGCGCAAATCCCGGGCCGGCGATGCTTGGGACCGTTCGCAAGCGGAATCCTGCGGAGTTCCGGCGCCGGCGGGGGATTCGCCGGAAGGCAAACGTTCGGTTTCGCTCGGCATGCCGGTGATTCCGGTTCGTGCCGGAGCATGA
- the miaA gene encoding tRNA (adenosine(37)-N6)-dimethylallyltransferase MiaA, whose protein sequence is MTGPSGGEPGLIAVVGPTGTGKSELGLQLAEELGGEIINADSMQFYRGMDIGTAKLPLAERRGVPHHLMDTLEITEEASVARFQAEARQAIADIRARGLHPILLGGSGLYVRAVLDVLEFPGTDPKLRRRLDAELQQDGAVAFRARLRAVDPESEQRIGDYKRLVRALEVYELTGRPFSSFMPKRQYFQPALQIGLNGDRGVLHDRLARRVDTMVEQGLLAEVRTLAGAGLRAGRTACRALGYQQFLRVLDEAGYSTADAAADTVVATRQFARRQSTWFNADPRISWLDFADPDLLRSALARIRPG, encoded by the coding sequence GTGACGGGACCGTCGGGCGGGGAGCCTGGCCTGATCGCGGTGGTCGGGCCCACCGGGACCGGAAAGTCGGAGCTCGGTCTGCAACTCGCCGAGGAGCTCGGCGGGGAGATCATCAACGCCGATTCGATGCAGTTCTACCGTGGCATGGACATCGGCACCGCGAAACTTCCCCTGGCCGAGCGGCGCGGTGTACCGCACCACCTGATGGACACCTTGGAAATCACGGAAGAGGCCAGCGTCGCCCGGTTCCAAGCCGAGGCGCGCCAGGCCATCGCCGATATCCGAGCCCGGGGACTGCACCCGATCCTGCTGGGCGGCTCCGGGCTGTATGTGCGGGCCGTGCTGGACGTACTGGAGTTCCCCGGCACGGACCCGAAGCTGCGGCGTCGGCTCGACGCCGAACTGCAACAGGACGGGGCCGTCGCTTTCCGAGCCCGCTTGCGCGCCGTCGATCCGGAATCCGAGCAGCGGATCGGCGACTACAAACGTCTGGTCCGGGCTTTGGAGGTGTACGAGCTGACCGGGCGGCCGTTCTCTTCCTTCATGCCCAAGCGGCAATATTTCCAACCGGCTCTCCAAATCGGTTTGAACGGCGACCGCGGAGTGCTGCACGACCGGCTGGCCCGACGCGTTGACACGATGGTCGAGCAGGGTCTGCTCGCCGAGGTCCGGACCCTGGCCGGGGCCGGTCTGCGGGCCGGGCGCACCGCCTGCCGGGCCCTGGGCTACCAGCAATTCCTGCGCGTCCTCGACGAAGCCGGCTATTCCACTGCCGACGCTGCCGCGGATACCGTGGTGGCGACCCGGCAGTTCGCCCGGCGGCAGAGCACTTGGTTCAATGCCGACCCGCGGATCAGTTGGCTCGACTTCGCCGACCCGGATTTGTTGCGTTCCGCGCTGGCCCGGATCCGACCGGGCTGA